Genomic DNA from Hordeum vulgare subsp. vulgare chromosome 2H, MorexV3_pseudomolecules_assembly, whole genome shotgun sequence:
acatttttaaaatttcatgGATATAATTTAGATAAAGGCAAACTTATGTTCAAACGTACCCTCGCTATCATGTCAAACTGACGCTTCATGTATATTTTTGTTTTGATATATATTGTGACAATTTTTGTATAAATTTTTTGTCTCCCTGGATCCGCATCACTGCATGTCATTTTACTATTCATGATTTTTTGGTAATATATTAGGAGACGGCAAAATGTTGTGCATACAACATGTCAATTTGATATGCGCACCCTCCATGATAATACTTATTGCATGTTGTTGTGAATTTTTTGTTTTGCATACATAATCAATTTTTTGTcacttttcatatttttttgtttttgcaaaaGGGAATTTGTGTTGGGTGAGGAGGTCTAGAAACGGGCATGCAGGTTGGAGAGGGAAGGGGGTGTTCCCAGCGGGTGTTGCAGTTCGACCGTGGGATGTATTTCTATCGAACATTTTTGTTAGCGCAAGCGGCTTCGTCGTAACGAACCACTACAACACCTTTCCATCATAAATTGGAGTTCCAGAGGTATATTTTTTGTTGGTAGCCCCTTAGGTATAAAAAACTGTCCACAGTAAGGTATTCTTTCTTTAGTCTATTAAGATCGAGTTCTTTTTAGCTTTTGATTCTCTAGAATCAGCTTTTGAAAAAATTCCCTGAAAATTAGCTTCTTCCAGAATCAGGCAAAATCGGTCGTCAAGTTCTTTTCTAAGACTGTGGTCTAAAACTACGGGACGAGTTGTATACTAAAATGTTTGTAACACGCTTGAAAAATAAATCGATGTTGACCTACGAACAGAGAAGACAGAGAGGAAAGGAGAGCTCGCCTGAGCAAACTCCGGCGTGGCGGCGTCCGATGGTGTGGGGCGGAGGCACGTTGGGAGTCGAGGCGAGTGGACAGGGTGGAGCAGCAGCTCCAGGCCTGGAGGCGAGCAGGCGGGGCGGAGCAGCAGCTCCGGGCCTGGAGGCGAGCGGGCGGAGCGGACTCTCGGGTGGCGCAGCATCGGTGGCATCGTGCGGGGCAGAGAAGTGGTCGGGGCGCGCTCTCGGACGGCGACGACAACCCGAAAACCCTATTGCGAGGGTGAGCGGGGAGGTGGGGGATCGAGAGGAACCAGTGGCGTTTCTATTGTAATTTGCGTTTTAATAGGGATAGTATCTTAAATTGATCTGTTTTGTTTTacaggacggcccagaatcgcgagAAGCAGAGTCTCTAGGCGATTTTCGATTGCACTACTGATTCTAGCGATTCATAGATGATTTTAGACAATCAAATCGAGTTTTTTAAGCTTTTGATTTTTCAAACCCAAAATCACCAAAGCGAAAAGAACTGGGTCTAAAACGGTTTTGACAATAACACGATAAAGATCATATGCGTGACGCTCTAACATTGGATGAACATTTCTTTCAAAAattgaaataaataaaatataataTTTTAGAATAAACATGAGCATACCCAGGCCGGACCGAGCTTAAGAAAGCCTGAACTAAAACTTCCAAGCCCAAACCTGGCCGAACCCAACCAAAAAATCAAATATTTAGGTCCGAGCCCTATCCAAATGGACCAAAAAGATGGACTTCGGACCAGGCCGGGCCGGGCCACACCTCCGTGTAAAATGGCTGTTTCTCAAGGTCAAGCCCGACCCGAAATAACTATTGGATATAGTTTTGAAGCCCAAGCCCGGCTTGAACATaaagcccggcccggcccggcccaggCTGCCCATGCCCAGGTTTATTTCGGAATATACCGACTTctttaggccttgttcggttccttCAAAATTAAAGAGGTTTAGAGGGGATTAGGAGAGATTAAATCCCTACAAGTcaaatcccctccaatcctcttTAATCCTCTCGTTGGTGAAATTAACCGAACAAGCCTTAAATAGGGAGCGGTTTTCTCCGGGTGAAAAGTAACCTCCGGCCAGGGGTAGTGAGCCTCCGGGTCGGAGTCCAGAAGAGTCGAGAACTTGCCGCAGCCTGCCCCTCGTCGTCTTTGTTCCGTGCGCCGAAACAGATTCGACAGCTCCAGCGAAGAGCGAGAGGGGCACAAGGAAGAAATcttcggagagagagagagagagagacgcatCGCGATGTCGGCGGAGACGGAGAGGAGCGCCGCCGCGCCCGCGCCCGCGCCCATGCGGTGCCAGCGCATAGGCTGCGACGCCATGTTCACCGacgacgacaaccccgatggctccTGCCACTACCACCCCTCCGTaagctcccccctctccccttcccccttcCCCACTCGAGAAATCCGCGTCGTTTCGCTTCTTCGAGCCCCCTGTAGATCATGGTGGTACACGCCTTCCTTGTAACCCCCTAAGCTCGCTTCTCGGATCTCGCTTTGGTTAGACTCATGTGCTAAGGATCTGGGTGTgtagtcgggagtcgagggtttaGATCCTCTACGCCCACGCAAGGCACGAATCGGGACAGCTGCTGAGTCGGAGAAATTGTAATCTACCCAGATCTTGGAGACAATCTTAACTAAGCATATACTCTTATCATCTTGTTGGCATCTGGTATGTTGGTGTAGATTGGTAGCATGTTCCCTCTAATCGTATTATTCAGTCAGAAGCGTCGGTTGATTGCATTGACAAAATAGGCTACAAGTAACTGCAGGCGCACTTTAGGGGAACATTGTTCTGTGGAATGCAGGTGTACCTTCAAGTTGCCTTATGCGCAATATGTGTGTCAACCATGTTATATTATGTTCCCTTAGAGTTGGGTCACGCGCTCATTTGTTTTAGGGCATAAATACGTATGTGTGACTACCCTAAACAGAACAAAAATGGAAAGGGGTCAAGGGACCTTTGCTTGGTTTGATTAATTCACGTGTTAAGATTGAAGTGTGATCTTGCATTGATGTTCTACAAAGtgatttgctaggaaagagtgaaTTACAGAAAGATACAAGTTTAATATATGATATATCGCTAAACTACAGATTGAAGAACAGATATTTACAACTATTGATTCAAGTGAACAACATGTAGTTTTGTGGTGTAATTGCCTAGTTGGTCACTAAATCTGCAGTTCTTTGAGGTTGGTCAAATCTGTAGCTTTATTATACACTTGGTCCGTAAATCTGTGTGTGAAGCTTCTTTAAATTCATAATTTTGGACATGTAGTTGAGCAGTTTCTTTAAATATTTTGCAAAATTTACTGCAGAAAAATTAGCAATTTAGACACTTATTTCACTGTTACTCTAGTTATTCTGCAATGTTTGATACCAATGCATTAAGTAACTGGTGCCAAGGAATCTTCAAGTAATTTTTTTAAGTTGGTAAAATCTGTAGCTGTATTATACAATTGGTCCATAAATTTGCGTGTGCAGTTTATTTAAATTCGTATTTTCATGACAGTTTCTATATTGAACATGTAGTTGACCGAAATTCACTCGAGGAAAAGTAGCTATTTAAACACCTATTTCACTGATGCAGATGTTTGATACCAATGCAAGAAGTAACTGGCACCAAGGAATCTTGTATGTAATTCTGTTTTTGTCTTTTCGAAAAATACGGGAACTGCTCAACAATAAGCACTACTCTGTAGGCAATCCCAAATTCGATTGTGATATTCACCAGTTGAACTACTTTAATTGATCTTAAACATTTTCGAAAATACACTAATAAGGCGTGTTCAGGATATCAGTTATAGATACGAGATCGAATAGTTAAATCTTGAAAAAGTAAGTTATGAATCAATTATGACATGAGAATAACTTAGCATGCATTTCTATCTTTCTGACAAGAGAAaagtttttttttagtttttgtgaACTGTTTCAGAAAATTACATATTTACAGCATCCATTTCCATATTTTAGCTATTAACAGCTCTCcgcctttttttgttttgttgcagGGAGTAAGTTCTTATGCTGCTGCACTTGTGGGATTATTTCTGTTTTTGGTAAAACCATAGGTTCTCTAATATATTATTTGCAGCCTCTGTTTCATGATGGCATGAAAGAGTGGAGCTGTTGCAAGCAAAGAAGCCATGATTTTAGCTTATTTTTGGCTATTCCTGGGTAAGGATCTTCTCTCCTCCCATGGCAGGCAGTGGCAGAATAGTTATGTATGTTGTGTTGTGCATGGTGTCATTGATACAAATTAGGGATGCAAGTACAAATTATTAGTGAGTCCAGCTCTCTCTATGCATTGCAATTAGAAAGTAGATTTGCACCATCTTTGGCTGATTTGTGATGGAACAAACGTGTGTTTGAAATTTCTTTGGTCACCAATTAGGAATTAGCACTATGATCAACCATTCTCATTTCCTTCTTCATGTGTTGCCTAGGACTAAAACTTATCTAATTTATAGCTTGATTGAACAGTGGAGGATCACTTGTCAACATACCTTTTTAAATCCATGTCTTCTGTTTCTGTAAGGTACTACCGTCTTATAAGGAGAATGTTGTATGCATTTATTTGGATTCACTTGAAGCCTAGTACAGTTTCGTTCTTAATGTCATGTTGTAATGGGTCTACGGTAAACACTGTAATTTAACTTGTTTGGCCCAGTCAATATCATTGCGCTACATCACTATATGGCCGAATAAACATCTGCTTGCAGTTCAGAGTTTAGACTGAACTGGCTCTCACTTATCTTATTGGTTCATTTTACTGAGTGAGCGCAGTAAAATGTACACAAGATATTTCTATGTTAGTGCTTTGGCTACTTCACCACCCTCTGTTAAATCATCTTGAATTGGCTGAAGAAAGTTATTCCACTTTTCAGGGAGCTCCAGTGATATGGCTCCAATTTGCTGGCAAACCTGAAAACGATGCCTTATGTCTTACAGTACTGTTTTTGTAACGTAATCAATGTTCCAGCTTTAATCATTGCCTCCTCTCATTCTAGACCACAGTGTTCTTGCTTGAAATATTAACACCCATGACCTGTTATATTTCGGGAAACTAGACATAACTAATCACATTCTCTACCACGGTGTAGATGTGCCACAGGGAAGCATACAACTGAGAAACCAGTCACAAAAGCTGTTTCTCTTAACTCCTCAAAGGCAACCCCACCAAAGTCAGCTCCAGTCCAGTCTTCTAAGCAGGGTGTGGAAACTGAGGCCTGCTCAAGGTGCCGTCAGGGTTTCTTTTGTTCTGACCATGGTGAGTTTGTGTCTTTGAACActtcacaaattcaaaaaattgcttgatctatttttcttcctttctttgttTTGAAAAATTGATTGTATGAACCATGCACCAATGTATTTTTAGGATCACAGCCCAAGGCACAAAAACCAGTTGCTGTAAATGGTACAAATACGGAATCTGTCCAGAAATCCTCAGTTCCAGAGCCCAAGAAAAAGGTTGTTGATATAAATGAACCTAGGGTTTGTAAGAATAAAGGATGTGGCAAAACGTACAAGGAGAAGGATAACCATGATGCTGCATGCGATTACCATCCAGGTCCTGCAGTTTTCCATGACAGAAATAGAGGGGTATGTATTTTCTCTCGTTAAATTCGTGTTCATGTATGTTCACCTTGATTCTTACCATCAGTGCATACCGCACCTGCTCTTGCAGTGGAAGTGTTGTGATGTCCATGTCAAGGAGTTTGACGAATTTATGGAGATACCTCCATGCACAAAGGGGTGGCACAATGCTGATGCTGTGTGAGTTCGCACCATGACCTGCATTAAGATCACGGCACTCATACAGTTATTTGTTGTAGTATCTCCTAG
This window encodes:
- the LOC123427567 gene encoding cysteine and histidine-rich domain-containing protein RAR1, producing the protein MSAETERSAAAPAPAPMRCQRIGCDAMFTDDDNPDGSCHYHPSGPLFHDGMKEWSCCKQRSHDFSLFLAIPGCATGKHTTEKPVTKAVSLNSSKATPPKSAPVQSSKQGVETEACSRCRQGFFCSDHGSQPKAQKPVAVNGTNTESVQKSSVPEPKKKVVDINEPRVCKNKGCGKTYKEKDNHDAACDYHPGPAVFHDRNRGWKCCDVHVKEFDEFMEIPPCTKGWHNADAV